A genomic window from Terriglobia bacterium includes:
- a CDS encoding glycosyltransferase family 39 protein: MNPRVVVHTEPDSRPDIAPGIGERDVISRDAVVENWLDEHLTAVALTVVAAGFGLRVFVASRSYLNPDEALHYLLINQPSAFLAYKASLTNAHPPLLYLLLYYWHFLGRSELMLRLPSVFAGTALCWVAFKWIGMVFGKTASLIGLILVAFSPALITLSAEVREYALLLFCMATALYILERAFQEKSVRGMWHFSVFLYLAILSHYSALFFALAIGLYSLARISDARLSRKVVVAWASGQAGALAIYGFLYVTHVSKLKNYIALWGMPFGQYYFHLGSGDLVTFTREQTSNIFLFLFGEHYVSQAMLLLFVAGVGFLVVRELLSRRGHPPSGHSGILLLLPFIAVWGAAMAGIYPYVGSRHTVFLAPFAIAAASFLLAAVCGQKLWAGLLIATVLAGASNATGKTFEEGITEENQSRTLMIAAVNHIQQSIPRGDIILVDYQSSLPIAYYLCGPRNIPAGVFHGDLAEFSCNGYSIVSLHIWKLISGNFSPQFEQMAHTYGLKPGDRVWVFQAGWGDTVGKELPRHFPELRCLKPEDFGRNITVIPFVVGPDLLPAAPLTNCGS; the protein is encoded by the coding sequence GTGAACCCCAGAGTGGTGGTCCACACGGAACCGGATTCGCGGCCGGACATTGCGCCCGGAATAGGCGAACGCGATGTAATCAGCCGGGACGCCGTCGTCGAGAACTGGCTTGACGAGCATCTGACTGCTGTCGCACTCACGGTGGTTGCCGCCGGTTTTGGGCTCCGGGTGTTCGTTGCCAGCCGAAGCTATTTGAACCCGGACGAGGCGCTTCACTACCTGTTGATCAATCAGCCTTCGGCTTTTCTTGCGTACAAGGCCAGCCTGACCAACGCGCATCCTCCGCTGCTTTATCTCCTGCTCTACTATTGGCATTTCCTGGGCCGCTCGGAACTGATGCTGCGCCTGCCTTCGGTGTTTGCTGGAACAGCCCTTTGTTGGGTTGCTTTCAAATGGATCGGGATGGTTTTCGGCAAAACGGCGAGCTTGATCGGCCTCATCCTCGTCGCGTTTTCCCCGGCCCTGATCACCCTCTCGGCTGAGGTGCGGGAGTACGCTCTGTTGCTGTTCTGTATGGCGACCGCCCTGTACATTCTGGAGCGGGCCTTTCAGGAAAAGTCCGTTCGCGGAATGTGGCATTTCTCCGTCTTTCTCTACCTGGCAATTCTTTCCCATTACTCGGCGCTTTTCTTTGCACTGGCCATCGGTCTTTATTCGCTGGCACGAATCAGCGATGCACGGCTTTCGCGAAAAGTTGTTGTCGCCTGGGCCAGCGGCCAAGCGGGAGCGCTGGCGATTTATGGGTTCCTGTACGTGACGCACGTGTCGAAGCTTAAGAATTACATAGCACTTTGGGGAATGCCGTTCGGTCAGTACTATTTTCATCTGGGCAGCGGGGATCTTGTCACTTTTACGCGAGAACAGACTTCGAATATCTTCCTATTCCTGTTCGGAGAACATTACGTCTCGCAAGCCATGCTTCTGCTCTTCGTCGCCGGCGTTGGGTTTCTCGTTGTCCGGGAATTGCTATCCCGTCGGGGCCACCCGCCTTCTGGCCATTCTGGAATTCTCCTTTTGCTCCCTTTTATCGCGGTCTGGGGCGCAGCCATGGCGGGGATCTATCCCTATGTCGGCAGCCGCCACACGGTGTTTCTTGCGCCTTTTGCGATAGCGGCTGCGAGCTTTCTGCTGGCAGCCGTTTGCGGTCAGAAACTCTGGGCGGGCCTACTGATCGCGACCGTCTTAGCGGGAGCGTCGAATGCCACCGGGAAGACATTCGAGGAAGGCATCACAGAAGAGAATCAGAGCCGGACGTTGATGATCGCCGCTGTGAATCATATCCAGCAGTCAATTCCGCGGGGAGACATAATCCTGGTGGACTACCAGAGCAGCCTCCCGATCGCGTATTATCTCTGCGGCCCGAGAAATATCCCCGCTGGCGTGTTCCACGGAGACCTCGCTGAGTTTAGTTGTAACGGGTATTCCATCGTCTCCCTCCATATATGGAAGCTGATAAGCGGGAATTTCTCGCCGCAGTTCGAACAAATGGCACATACCTACGGCTTAAAACCCGGGGATCGAGTTTGGGTCTTTCAAGCTGGTTGGGGAGACACTGTCGGCAAGGAACTGCCGAGGCATTTCCCGGAGTTACGCTGTCTAAAACCAGAAGACTTTGGACGGAATATCACTGTTATTCCTTTTGTAGTGGGCCCAGATTTGTTGCCCGCTGCGCCGCTGACAAACTGCGGAAGCTGA
- a CDS encoding RidA family protein, with amino-acid sequence MKRATWLFAGLLVCGLVTLAGTEQKTERRYIKLNAESKLPFSNGVLVGNTLYVAGSIGLDPKTGRPAGEVEQEARLALDTIRDTLAKADMTMDDLVAVEVHCPDVANYDKFNAVYRTYFTHDFPARAFLGSGPLLFGARFEVKGIAIKR; translated from the coding sequence ATGAAGAGAGCAACGTGGCTGTTCGCGGGATTGCTGGTTTGCGGCTTGGTAACGCTGGCGGGCACGGAGCAGAAGACGGAGCGGCGCTATATCAAGCTGAATGCCGAATCCAAGCTGCCGTTCAGCAACGGCGTGCTGGTGGGCAACACCCTGTATGTGGCCGGGAGCATCGGCCTGGACCCGAAGACCGGCCGCCCGGCCGGCGAAGTGGAGCAGGAAGCGCGGCTGGCTCTCGACACCATCCGCGACACGCTGGCCAAGGCGGACATGACCATGGACGACCTGGTTGCCGTGGAGGTGCACTGTCCGGATGTGGCCAACTACGACAAGTTCAATGCCGTCTACCGCACGTACTTCACGCACGACTTCCCGGCGCGCGCCTTCCTCGGCTCCGGCCCGCTGCTGTTCGGCGCGCGGTTTGAGGTCAAGGGCATCGCCATAAAACGATAA
- a CDS encoding SDR family oxidoreductase codes for MPADLPKTEESLAGRVALVTGAGRRLGRAIALRLAREGADVVLHYRGADAAAREAAADIEALGRRALPLSADLRHPTEIRGLFELAARHFGGLDILVNNAAVFFPASIETVTEEHWDTALDTNLKAQFFCAQAAAPLLKARRGVIVNFASVGGLLPWPNYIPYSVSKAGVIMLTRCLARALAPEVRVNAIAPGTISMPGDPPEWEADYIRQAPLGRTGTPEDIVAGVLFLVHATFMTGQVLAVDGGRSL; via the coding sequence ATGCCGGCCGATCTCCCCAAGACGGAAGAATCGCTCGCGGGCCGCGTGGCTCTGGTCACCGGAGCGGGCCGCCGCCTGGGCCGCGCCATCGCCCTGCGCCTGGCTCGCGAAGGCGCCGACGTCGTCCTGCACTACCGCGGCGCGGACGCCGCCGCGCGCGAAGCCGCCGCGGATATCGAGGCCCTGGGCCGCCGCGCGCTGCCTCTCTCCGCGGACCTGCGCCACCCTACGGAAATCCGCGGGCTCTTCGAGCTAGCCGCGCGGCACTTCGGCGGCCTGGACATCCTGGTCAACAATGCCGCCGTCTTCTTTCCCGCCAGCATCGAGACCGTCACCGAAGAGCATTGGGACACCGCGCTGGACACCAACCTGAAGGCGCAGTTCTTCTGCGCGCAGGCCGCCGCCCCGCTGCTGAAAGCGCGCCGCGGGGTGATCGTCAATTTTGCCTCCGTGGGCGGCCTGCTGCCCTGGCCGAATTACATCCCCTACAGCGTCTCGAAAGCCGGGGTGATCATGCTCACGCGCTGCCTGGCCCGCGCCCTGGCTCCGGAAGTCCGCGTCAACGCCATCGCCCCCGGCACCATCTCCATGCCCGGCGATCCCCCGGAGTGGGAAGCCGACTACATCCGCCAGGCCCCGCTGGGGCGCACCGGAACCCCCGAGGACATCGTCGCGGGCGTGCTCTTCCTGGTCCACGCCACCTTCATGACCGGCCAGGTCCTGGCCGTGGACGGCGGCCGCTCCCTGTAG
- a CDS encoding PilZ domain-containing protein: MGKPTEDRLSAETAIRDRRYTIRYAFTANAELLDLESGSRSTGITSDISLGGCFVCTNRPLTVRMRVRLTLTFKGEQADILATVRAVKPRVGMGIEFLDVEGNSYTTLVRWIEELRRSR; this comes from the coding sequence ATGGGCAAGCCAACTGAGGACCGCCTCTCGGCCGAAACCGCGATTCGCGACCGCCGCTATACCATTCGCTATGCCTTTACTGCGAATGCCGAGCTGCTGGACCTCGAATCGGGTTCCCGCTCCACCGGCATCACCTCGGACATTTCCCTGGGCGGATGCTTCGTGTGCACCAACCGGCCTCTTACCGTGCGCATGCGCGTGCGCTTGACGCTGACCTTCAAGGGCGAACAGGCGGACATCCTGGCCACGGTTCGCGCAGTCAAGCCGCGCGTAGGCATGGGCATCGAATTCCTGGACGTCGAAGGAAACTCCTACACCACCCTTGTGCGCTGGATTGAAGAGCTCCGGCGCTCTCGCTGA
- a CDS encoding DUF507 family protein: MLLSRDFVAYMATEVVKRLVESEQIETKAVEAVALRVRQKMQEELSIEDRLNDEVREILIQHQDEMRRTGVSYQEMFKKAKAQLARDRKLVLR, encoded by the coding sequence ATGCTCCTCTCTCGAGACTTCGTCGCGTATATGGCCACGGAAGTGGTCAAGCGCCTGGTGGAAAGCGAGCAGATTGAAACCAAGGCCGTGGAGGCCGTAGCCCTGCGCGTCCGCCAGAAGATGCAGGAAGAACTGAGCATCGAGGACCGCCTCAACGACGAAGTCCGCGAAATCCTGATCCAGCACCAGGACGAGATGCGCCGCACGGGCGTCTCCTATCAGGAGATGTTCAAGAAGGCCAAGGCCCAGTTGGCCCGCGACCGCAAGCTGGTCCTGCGCTGA
- the bshB1 gene encoding bacillithiol biosynthesis deacetylase BshB1 has product MKLDLLAIAAHPDDVELTCGGTLLKMARRGYKTGILDLTAGEMGTRGTPETRAREAAKAGKLLGAKWRGTLGVADSDVQPSRENKLRLAQQIRALRPHTVILPYWEARHPDHYHASTLGYEACFLAGLKQLPLEGEPFRPFKILYATAYAGVRPTFVVDITAEYQQRRRAILAFASQFRPGKRAAKSSVHLAIDRLEEQMNQLARHYGQIIGVKYGEAFLTKELLQVEDVVRMAVRSI; this is encoded by the coding sequence ATGAAACTCGACCTGCTGGCGATTGCCGCGCATCCCGACGACGTGGAGCTGACCTGCGGCGGGACGCTGCTGAAGATGGCGCGGCGCGGCTACAAGACCGGAATCCTGGACCTGACCGCAGGGGAGATGGGCACGCGGGGCACGCCGGAGACCCGCGCCCGGGAGGCGGCCAAAGCGGGCAAGTTGCTCGGCGCGAAGTGGCGGGGCACGCTGGGCGTGGCGGATTCCGACGTGCAGCCCAGCCGGGAGAACAAGCTGCGCCTGGCGCAGCAGATCCGCGCGCTGCGGCCGCATACCGTGATCCTTCCCTACTGGGAGGCCCGGCACCCCGACCACTACCATGCCTCCACGCTGGGTTACGAGGCCTGTTTTCTGGCGGGGCTGAAGCAACTGCCGCTGGAGGGCGAACCCTTCCGCCCGTTCAAGATTCTCTATGCCACGGCCTACGCCGGCGTGCGGCCCACGTTTGTCGTGGACATCACCGCGGAGTACCAACAGCGGCGGCGGGCGATCCTGGCGTTCGCCTCGCAGTTTCGTCCCGGGAAGCGCGCGGCGAAGAGCAGCGTGCACCTGGCGATCGACCGCCTGGAAGAGCAGATGAATCAGCTGGCGCGGCACTATGGGCAGATCATTGGGGTGAAATACGGCGAGGCCTTTCTGACCAAGGAGTTGCTGCAGGTGGAGGACGTGGTGAGGATGGCAGTGCGTTCGATCTGA
- the aceE gene encoding pyruvate dehydrogenase (acetyl-transferring), homodimeric type, with protein sequence MNDSATKHPLSPDDVEIREWLESLDSVLKASGPEVARQILERLRTHAHLAGVEIPFTARTAYANTIPPRNQPLFPGDQAIERRIKSLIRWNALAMVVRANRVEHNIGGHISTFASAATLFEVGFNHFFRARSDEFEGDTVYLQGHAAPGIYARAFLEGRLSVQQMENFRREMKPGGGLSSYPHPWLMPDFWEFPTVSMGLSPIMAIYQARFNRYLENRGLKPATDAKVWAFLGDGETDEPETLGAITLASREKLDNLIFVVNCNLQRLDGPVRGNGQIIQELEAAFRGAGWNVIKVLWGSDWDPIFELDTDGLLIQRMGETVDGEYQKLVVATGAYVRQSFFGSDPRLLKLVEPLSDDTLRRLRLGGHDPRKVYAAYKAAVERKGMPTVILARTIKGYGLGESGEGKNISHQQKKLNEEELREFRSRFGIPLSDDDVAEAPFYRPPEDSAEIQYLRARRAALGGYVPKRSVRAKPIAAQQDELWKEFYEGSEGREVSTTMAFVRMLNKMLRDPEIGKLVVPIVPDEARTFGMESLFRQVGIYSSVGQLYEPVDVHTLLYYKEAKDGQILEEGITEAGSMASFMAAGSAYATHGINAIPFFIFYSMFGLQRISDLIWAAADMRCRGFLLGGTSGRTTLAGEGLQHQDGNSHVLALPIPTLRAYDPAFAYEIAVILQDGIRRMYKDGESCFYYITVMNEPYAMPAMPGDVREGILKGMYRFRASEKKNAKLRAQLFGSGAILREVLQAQELLEEKFGVAADVWSVTSYKALYMDGLEAERWNMLHPAEKPRVPYVTANLASAPGVLVAATDYLKALPNLVSKWMPRRLASLGTDGFGRSEGRASLRDFFEVDAKHVAYATLVELFREGQIERGLLEKAARDLGINPGKRDPMTT encoded by the coding sequence ATGAACGATAGCGCCACAAAGCACCCGCTTTCCCCGGACGACGTAGAGATCCGCGAGTGGCTCGAGTCGCTGGACTCGGTCCTGAAGGCCAGCGGGCCGGAGGTCGCGCGGCAGATATTGGAGCGCCTGCGCACCCATGCGCACCTGGCCGGGGTGGAGATCCCCTTCACCGCGCGCACCGCGTACGCCAATACCATCCCCCCGCGCAACCAGCCGCTCTTTCCCGGGGACCAGGCCATCGAGCGGCGCATCAAGAGCCTGATCCGCTGGAACGCGCTGGCCATGGTGGTGCGCGCCAACCGCGTGGAGCACAACATCGGCGGGCACATCTCCACCTTCGCCTCCGCGGCCACGCTGTTCGAAGTCGGCTTCAATCACTTTTTCCGGGCGCGCAGCGACGAATTCGAGGGCGACACCGTCTATCTGCAGGGCCACGCCGCGCCGGGCATTTACGCCCGGGCGTTTCTCGAAGGGCGCCTCTCCGTGCAGCAAATGGAAAATTTCCGGCGCGAGATGAAGCCGGGCGGCGGGCTTTCTTCCTACCCCCATCCCTGGCTGATGCCGGATTTCTGGGAGTTTCCCACCGTTTCCATGGGCCTCAGCCCGATCATGGCCATCTACCAGGCGCGCTTTAACCGCTACCTGGAGAACCGCGGGCTGAAGCCGGCGACCGACGCCAAGGTCTGGGCCTTCCTGGGCGATGGGGAAACGGACGAGCCGGAAACGCTGGGGGCCATCACGCTGGCCTCGCGCGAGAAGCTGGACAACCTGATCTTCGTGGTGAACTGCAACCTGCAGCGCCTGGACGGCCCGGTGCGCGGCAACGGTCAGATCATTCAGGAGCTGGAAGCGGCCTTCCGCGGCGCGGGGTGGAACGTCATCAAGGTGCTGTGGGGAAGCGACTGGGACCCCATCTTCGAGCTGGACACCGACGGCCTGCTCATCCAGCGCATGGGCGAGACGGTGGACGGGGAATATCAGAAGCTGGTGGTGGCCACCGGCGCGTATGTGCGTCAGAGTTTCTTCGGCTCCGACCCGCGCCTGCTCAAGCTGGTGGAGCCGCTCTCGGATGACACGCTGCGCCGTCTGCGTCTGGGCGGGCATGATCCGCGCAAGGTGTACGCCGCGTACAAGGCGGCGGTGGAGCGCAAGGGCATGCCCACGGTGATCCTGGCGCGCACCATCAAGGGCTACGGGCTGGGGGAGAGCGGCGAGGGCAAGAACATCTCGCACCAGCAGAAGAAACTCAACGAAGAGGAACTGCGCGAATTCCGTTCGCGCTTCGGGATTCCCCTGAGCGATGACGACGTCGCCGAGGCGCCGTTCTACCGCCCGCCGGAGGACAGCGCCGAAATCCAGTACCTGCGCGCGCGGCGCGCGGCCCTGGGCGGCTACGTGCCCAAGCGCAGCGTGCGGGCCAAGCCCATCGCGGCGCAGCAGGACGAGCTGTGGAAGGAATTCTACGAGGGCAGCGAGGGCCGGGAAGTTTCCACGACCATGGCCTTCGTGCGCATGCTCAACAAGATGCTGCGCGACCCGGAGATCGGCAAGCTGGTGGTGCCCATCGTGCCGGACGAGGCGCGCACTTTCGGCATGGAGTCGCTGTTCCGCCAGGTGGGCATCTACTCGAGCGTGGGGCAGCTCTACGAGCCGGTGGACGTGCACACGCTGCTTTATTACAAGGAAGCCAAAGACGGGCAGATTCTCGAAGAGGGCATCACCGAAGCGGGCTCGATGGCGTCGTTCATGGCCGCGGGCAGCGCCTACGCCACGCACGGCATCAACGCCATTCCGTTCTTCATTTTCTATTCCATGTTCGGCTTGCAGCGCATCAGCGACCTGATCTGGGCGGCGGCGGACATGCGCTGCCGCGGCTTCCTGCTCGGCGGCACCTCCGGGCGCACCACCCTGGCGGGCGAGGGGTTGCAGCACCAGGACGGCAACAGCCACGTCCTCGCGCTGCCCATTCCCACGCTGCGCGCCTACGATCCGGCGTTTGCCTACGAGATCGCGGTCATTTTGCAGGATGGCATTCGCCGCATGTACAAGGACGGCGAGAGCTGCTTCTACTACATCACGGTGATGAACGAGCCCTATGCCATGCCCGCGATGCCCGGCGACGTGCGCGAGGGCATCCTCAAGGGCATGTACCGCTTCCGCGCGTCGGAGAAGAAGAACGCCAAGCTGCGCGCGCAGCTCTTCGGCAGCGGCGCGATCCTGCGCGAGGTCCTGCAGGCGCAGGAGCTGCTCGAAGAAAAATTCGGCGTGGCCGCCGACGTCTGGAGCGTAACCAGCTACAAGGCGCTGTACATGGACGGCCTGGAGGCCGAGCGCTGGAACATGCTGCATCCGGCTGAGAAGCCGCGGGTGCCGTATGTCACGGCAAATCTGGCCAGTGCGCCGGGCGTGCTGGTGGCGGCTACCGACTACCTGAAGGCTCTGCCCAATCTGGTAAGCAAATGGATGCCGCGGCGCCTGGCCTCGCTGGGCACCGACGGCTTCGGCCGCAGCGAAGGCCGCGCGTCGCTGCGCGACTTCTTCGAAGTGGACGCCAAGCACGTGGCCTACGCCACGCTGGTCGAGCTGTTCCGCGAAGGGCAGATCGAGCGCGGGCTGCTCGAAAAAGCGGCGCGGGACCTGGGCATCAACCCCGGCAAGCGCGACCCGATGACCACGTAG
- a CDS encoding (deoxy)nucleoside triphosphate pyrophosphohydrolase yields the protein MILVVAAVIEREDRRLLIGQRRKTDSSPLKWEFPGGKVRPGEEPEAALARELREELGVTLRKSREIARVQHTYAAQSEPLEIRFFAVAIEEREIAPRVFEQIAWALPKELGSYDFLAANRALIANLATGRIKPAEILAQEA from the coding sequence ATGATCCTCGTCGTTGCGGCGGTGATCGAGCGCGAGGACCGGCGACTGCTCATCGGGCAGCGGCGCAAGACGGACAGCTCTCCGCTCAAGTGGGAATTCCCCGGCGGCAAGGTGCGCCCGGGGGAAGAGCCGGAGGCGGCGCTGGCGCGCGAGCTGCGCGAGGAGCTGGGCGTCACCCTGCGCAAGAGCCGGGAGATCGCCCGCGTGCAACACACCTACGCGGCGCAGTCGGAACCGCTGGAGATACGGTTTTTTGCGGTGGCGATTGAAGAGCGGGAGATCGCTCCCCGGGTATTCGAGCAGATTGCCTGGGCCCTGCCGAAGGAACTGGGCAGCTACGATTTCCTGGCGGCGAACCGAGCGCTCATCGCCAATCTTGCCACCGGGCGCATCAAGCCGGCCGAAATCCTCGCCCAGGAAGCATGA
- a CDS encoding M48 family metalloprotease, giving the protein MKQLLRHISGLLLATALFAGPALAVPQSQPPQDQGQAPAQPQQPAAPPKAPQEQPVPQQAQVSPKNSKEDVEAIGNRNVGKGVNFYSLEKEIALGKQLAQEVERSSKMIDDPVVTEYVNRVGQNLVRNSDARVPFTIKVIDSDEVNAFALPGGFFYVNSGLILRAQEESELAGVMAHEISHVTARHGTKQATKGEILQLASIPLILLGPGGWAGYGIYQGLNLAIPLTYLKFSRDAEREADFLGLQYMYKAGYDPNAYVTFFERIQADERRRPGTIPKVFSSHPPTPERIARAQKEIARILPARDEYIVTTSEFDQVKARLRNIMFSRKTKDNGPGKPTLRTRTEQEKNKAPQTTGTDPADDGRPTLKRRPDTP; this is encoded by the coding sequence ATGAAACAACTACTGCGGCATATCTCGGGCTTGCTGCTGGCCACCGCGCTATTCGCCGGACCGGCGCTCGCGGTTCCCCAGAGCCAGCCGCCCCAGGACCAGGGCCAAGCGCCGGCGCAGCCACAACAGCCGGCAGCGCCGCCGAAAGCGCCCCAAGAACAGCCCGTGCCCCAGCAAGCACAGGTCTCCCCGAAGAACTCGAAAGAGGACGTGGAGGCGATCGGGAACCGCAACGTAGGCAAGGGCGTAAATTTCTATTCCCTGGAGAAAGAGATCGCCCTGGGCAAGCAGCTGGCCCAGGAGGTCGAGCGCAGTTCCAAGATGATCGACGACCCGGTGGTCACGGAGTACGTGAACCGCGTGGGGCAGAACCTGGTGCGCAATTCGGACGCACGCGTGCCTTTCACCATCAAGGTCATCGATTCCGACGAAGTCAACGCCTTCGCATTGCCTGGCGGCTTTTTCTACGTCAACAGCGGCCTGATCCTGCGCGCGCAGGAAGAGTCCGAACTGGCGGGCGTGATGGCCCACGAAATTTCGCACGTGACCGCGCGTCACGGCACCAAGCAGGCCACCAAGGGCGAAATCCTGCAGCTGGCCTCGATCCCGCTGATCCTGCTGGGTCCCGGGGGCTGGGCGGGCTACGGAATCTACCAGGGGCTGAATCTGGCCATCCCGCTGACCTACTTGAAATTTTCGCGGGATGCGGAGCGCGAAGCCGACTTTCTCGGGCTGCAGTACATGTACAAGGCGGGCTACGACCCCAACGCCTACGTGACCTTCTTCGAGCGCATCCAGGCCGATGAGCGGCGCCGTCCGGGCACCATCCCCAAGGTTTTTTCCTCGCACCCGCCGACGCCGGAGCGCATCGCCAGAGCGCAAAAAGAAATCGCGCGCATTCTGCCGGCGCGCGACGAATACATCGTCACCACCTCCGAATTCGACCAGGTGAAGGCGCGCCTGCGCAATATCATGTTCAGCCGCAAAACCAAGGATAACGGGCCGGGCAAGCCCACCCTGCGCACCCGCACCGAGCAGGAAAAAAACAAAGCCCCGCAGACCACCGGCACGGATCCGGCCGATGACGGGCGGCCAACACTCAAGCGCCGTCCGGATACGCCCTAA
- a CDS encoding carbon-nitrogen hydrolase family protein, with translation MKPRQKVLGGRASVKVAVVQTPPVFLDLDKSIDRACQKIAEAAGNGAELVAFTETWLAGYPYWGEGWESKLQNWIPVRVRFYDNALLIPGEDTERLCQAAARANTHVVIGCNEMDSRPGVHTIYNTQLFIGRSGRILGRHRKTMPTFVERAVWGNGDGSDLVSYETDIGRIGGLICGEHLMPLIRARMIEQGEDFHIAAFPGAFALHSGPKLEEADSEGRYFWGHTLTRAHALEAGAFVLSAAGYMTRRDLPADFPLVETVNVDYAHGGSQIVGPLGVPLVPPTSGDTILYAECQADMIKVWKAIIDTVGHYSRPDIVRLQYLGGEQMGLADLAVRAVEKTAPGELERIAEKHEVARAQMDAAVEQLARKTGSGSPS, from the coding sequence ATGAAGCCGAGGCAGAAAGTGTTGGGAGGGCGGGCCAGCGTGAAGGTGGCTGTTGTGCAGACGCCGCCGGTGTTCCTGGACCTGGACAAGAGCATCGACCGCGCCTGCCAGAAGATCGCCGAGGCCGCCGGCAACGGCGCGGAACTCGTGGCCTTTACGGAAACCTGGCTGGCCGGGTATCCGTATTGGGGTGAGGGCTGGGAATCGAAGCTGCAGAACTGGATTCCCGTGCGGGTCCGCTTTTACGACAACGCCTTGCTCATTCCGGGCGAGGATACCGAGCGCCTTTGCCAGGCGGCCGCCCGGGCCAATACCCACGTGGTGATCGGCTGCAACGAGATGGACTCCCGGCCCGGCGTCCACACCATTTACAATACCCAGCTGTTTATCGGCCGCTCCGGAAGAATCCTGGGCCGGCACCGCAAAACTATGCCCACGTTCGTCGAGCGCGCGGTGTGGGGCAATGGCGATGGCAGCGATCTGGTCAGTTACGAAACCGATATCGGCCGGATCGGCGGGCTCATCTGTGGGGAGCATCTGATGCCCCTGATCCGCGCGCGCATGATCGAGCAGGGAGAGGATTTCCACATTGCTGCGTTCCCGGGCGCGTTTGCCCTGCATAGCGGGCCAAAGCTGGAAGAGGCCGACTCCGAGGGCCGATACTTCTGGGGGCACACCTTGACGCGCGCACATGCGCTGGAGGCCGGAGCGTTTGTGCTGTCAGCGGCGGGCTACATGACGCGGCGGGACCTCCCGGCGGATTTTCCGCTGGTGGAAACAGTGAACGTGGACTACGCGCACGGCGGCAGCCAGATTGTGGGGCCCCTCGGCGTTCCGCTGGTTCCACCGACCTCCGGCGACACGATCCTTTACGCCGAATGCCAAGCGGACATGATCAAGGTCTGGAAGGCCATCATTGACACCGTGGGGCATTATTCCCGGCCGGACATCGTCCGCTTGCAGTACCTGGGAGGGGAGCAGATGGGCTTGGCGGACCTGGCGGTCCGGGCGGTCGAGAAGACTGCGCCCGGGGAACTGGAGCGAATCGCGGAGAAGCATGAAGTGGCCCGTGCGCAGATGGATGCGGCCGTGGAGCAACTTGCCAGGAAAACCGGGAGCGGCAGCCCATCGTAA
- a CDS encoding DUF507 family protein, which produces MRLSREKIIRLSHQINDVLVASNDVEFIEDRDTIRNQVVLILQALLHEEEKVDAEVRKKITSQKKEILEGSEEWDVLYRKYYADEMRRIGVPHQAEERRT; this is translated from the coding sequence ATGCGACTCAGCCGCGAAAAAATCATCCGCCTTTCGCACCAGATCAACGACGTACTGGTGGCCAGCAACGATGTGGAATTCATCGAAGACCGCGATACCATCCGCAATCAGGTGGTGCTCATCCTGCAGGCCCTGCTCCACGAAGAGGAAAAGGTGGATGCCGAGGTGCGTAAGAAGATCACCTCGCAGAAAAAAGAGATCCTCGAAGGCAGCGAAGAGTGGGACGTTCTCTACCGCAAGTATTACGCCGACGAGATGCGCCGCATAGGTGTTCCGCACCAGGCCGAAGAGCGCCGCACGTAG
- a CDS encoding pyridoxamine 5'-phosphate oxidase family protein produces MSERPAWWNRQYIEPYRLSDAEAWKLIESPPFYCVFAWVTREPAPVACAMAYVVLDGCVMLTSTANRDKVKAILRNPAVCLCFHRGLRQVTLRGRAEVSSDPQFVARWVSAHLDTWDRPLTPQQRAAETQRFLSPDRVMIVVRAEKLRSFDGAEMFRAETIG; encoded by the coding sequence TTGAGCGAGCGGCCAGCCTGGTGGAACCGCCAGTACATCGAGCCGTACCGCCTGAGCGACGCGGAGGCCTGGAAGCTCATCGAGAGCCCGCCCTTCTATTGCGTTTTCGCCTGGGTCACGCGGGAGCCTGCGCCGGTGGCCTGCGCCATGGCCTACGTGGTGCTCGACGGCTGCGTGATGCTCACCTCCACTGCCAACCGCGACAAGGTCAAGGCCATCCTCCGAAATCCCGCCGTGTGCCTCTGCTTTCACCGCGGTTTGCGCCAAGTGACTCTGCGTGGCCGCGCCGAAGTTTCCTCCGATCCCCAGTTCGTCGCCCGCTGGGTCTCCGCGCATCTCGATACCTGGGACCGCCCGCTTACCCCACAGCAGCGCGCCGCCGAAACCCAGCGCTTCCTGAGCCCTGACCGCGTCATGATCGTCGTGCGCGCGGAAAAGCTGCGCAGCTTCGACGGCGCAGAGATGTTCCGCGCGGAGACAATCGGCTGA